Proteins encoded together in one Pseudomonas sp. ADAK13 window:
- a CDS encoding ABC transporter substrate-binding protein: protein MRLAALPLLLAPLFIAAHAQAATTLSVCTEASPEGFDVVQYNSLTTTNASADVLMNRLVDFDATSGKLVPSLADSWEVSPDGLTYTFKLHPDVKFHRTDYFTPSRTLTAEDVRFSFERMLDPANPWHKVAQSGFPHAQSLQLPTLIKKIDALDPLTVRFTLDHADSTFLAALSMGFASIYPAEYADKLLKAGTPEKLNSQPIGTGPFIFGRFQKDATIRYKANPDYFAGKPAVDNLIFAITPDANVRLQRLRRDECQIALSPKPLDIDAAKKDADLKIEKTAAFMTAFVAINSQHPPLDKPEVRQAINLAFDKASYLKAVFEGTAEAANGPYPPNTWSYAKDLPGYPQDIAKAKQLLDRAGLKDGFKTTIWTRPSGSLLNPNPSLGAQLLQADLAKVGIQAEIRVIEWGELIRRAKAGEHDLLFMGWAGDNGDPDNFLTPQFSCAAVKSGTNFARYCDPALDKLISAGKTTSEQGVRSKLYQQAQAQIQQQALWLPLAHPTAFALTRKNVEGYQVSPFGRQDYSKVSVKP from the coding sequence ATGCGCCTCGCTGCCCTACCGCTATTGCTAGCCCCTCTTTTTATTGCTGCACACGCCCAGGCGGCTACCACCTTGAGCGTCTGCACCGAAGCCAGCCCCGAAGGCTTCGACGTGGTGCAATACAACTCGCTGACCACCACCAACGCCTCGGCAGACGTATTGATGAACCGCCTGGTGGACTTCGACGCCACCAGTGGCAAGCTGGTCCCCAGCCTGGCGGACAGCTGGGAAGTGTCGCCGGACGGCCTGACGTACACCTTCAAGCTGCACCCGGACGTTAAATTCCATCGCACCGACTACTTCACCCCAAGCCGCACCCTGACCGCCGAAGACGTGCGCTTCAGCTTCGAACGCATGCTCGACCCGGCCAACCCGTGGCACAAGGTCGCCCAGAGCGGCTTCCCACACGCCCAGTCGCTGCAACTGCCGACGCTGATCAAGAAGATTGACGCTCTCGACCCGCTGACCGTGCGTTTTACCCTGGACCACGCCGATTCGACCTTCCTCGCCGCCTTGAGCATGGGCTTTGCCTCGATCTACCCGGCGGAATACGCCGACAAACTGCTCAAGGCCGGCACACCCGAGAAGCTCAACAGCCAGCCTATCGGCACCGGGCCGTTCATTTTCGGGCGCTTCCAGAAGGACGCGACGATTCGCTACAAGGCCAACCCGGACTACTTCGCCGGCAAACCTGCGGTGGATAACCTGATCTTCGCGATCACCCCGGATGCCAACGTGCGCCTGCAGAGATTACGTCGCGACGAGTGCCAGATCGCCTTGTCGCCCAAGCCACTGGACATTGACGCCGCCAAGAAAGACGCTGACCTGAAGATCGAGAAAACCGCGGCCTTCATGACTGCGTTTGTCGCCATTAACAGCCAGCACCCGCCGCTGGACAAGCCGGAAGTTCGCCAGGCGATCAACCTCGCCTTCGACAAGGCCAGCTACCTCAAGGCCGTATTTGAAGGCACCGCCGAAGCCGCCAACGGCCCCTACCCGCCCAACACCTGGAGCTACGCCAAGGACTTGCCGGGCTACCCGCAAGACATCGCCAAGGCCAAGCAGCTACTGGACCGCGCCGGACTCAAGGACGGCTTCAAGACCACCATTTGGACCCGGCCGTCGGGCAGCCTGCTGAACCCCAACCCGAGCCTCGGCGCGCAGTTGCTGCAAGCGGACCTGGCCAAGGTCGGCATCCAGGCTGAAATCCGCGTGATCGAGTGGGGCGAACTGATCCGCCGCGCCAAGGCGGGTGAGCACGACCTGTTGTTCATGGGCTGGGCCGGCGACAACGGCGACCCGGATAACTTCCTCACGCCGCAGTTCTCCTGCGCGGCAGTGAAGTCCGGCACCAACTTCGCCCGCTACTGCGACCCGGCGCTGGACAAGCTGATCAGCGCCGGCAAGACCACCAGCGAACAGGGGGTGCGCAGCAAGCTGTATCAGCAGGCCCAGGCGCAGATCCAGCAACAGGCACTGTGGCTGCCACTGGCGCATCCGACCGCGTTCGCCCTGACTCGCAAGAATGTCGAGGGGTACCAGGTGAGCCCGTTCGGGCGTCAGGATTACTCGAAAGTCAGCGTCAAGCCATAA
- a CDS encoding aldehyde dehydrogenase yields MTTLTRADWEQRAKDLKIEGRAYINGEYTAAVSGDTFECLSPVDGRLLTTVASCDVADAQRAVENARATFNSGAWSRLAPAKRKATMIRFAGLLKANAEELALLETLDMGKPISDSLYIDVPGAAQALSWSGEAIDKIYDEVAATPHDQLGLVTREPVGVVAAIVPWNFPLMMACWKLGPALSTGNSVILKPSEKSPLTAIRIAALAVEAGIPKGVFNVLPGYGHTVGNALALHMDVDTLVFTGSTKIAKQLLIRSGESNMKRVWLEAGGKSPNIVFADAPDLQAAAESAASAIAFNQGEVCTAGSRLLVERSIKDKFLPLVIEALKAWKPGNPLDPATTVGALVDTQQMNTVLSYIEAGHADGAKLVAGGKRTLQESGGTYVEPTIFDGVTNAMKIAQEEIFGPVLSVIAFDSVEEAIAIANDTQYGLAAAVWTSNISKAHLTAKALRAGSVWVNQYDGGDMTAPFGGFKQSGNGRDKSLHAFDKYTELKATWIKL; encoded by the coding sequence ATGACCACCCTGACCCGTGCCGACTGGGAACAACGCGCCAAGGATCTGAAGATCGAAGGCCGTGCCTACATCAATGGCGAATACACCGCCGCCGTTTCCGGCGACACGTTCGAATGCCTCAGCCCGGTCGATGGCCGCCTGCTGACAACCGTTGCCAGCTGTGACGTCGCCGACGCCCAGCGCGCTGTTGAAAACGCCCGCGCCACCTTCAATTCCGGTGCGTGGTCGCGCCTGGCGCCAGCCAAACGCAAAGCCACCATGATCCGTTTTGCCGGCTTGCTCAAGGCCAACGCCGAAGAGCTGGCCCTGCTTGAAACCCTGGACATGGGCAAGCCGATCAGCGACTCCCTGTACATCGACGTTCCCGGCGCGGCGCAAGCCCTGAGCTGGAGCGGCGAGGCCATCGACAAGATCTACGACGAAGTCGCCGCCACACCCCACGACCAACTGGGCCTGGTGACCCGCGAGCCCGTCGGCGTTGTCGCGGCCATCGTGCCGTGGAACTTCCCGCTGATGATGGCCTGCTGGAAGCTCGGGCCGGCGCTGTCCACCGGTAACTCGGTGATCCTCAAGCCGTCTGAAAAGTCGCCGCTGACTGCCATCCGCATCGCGGCCCTGGCCGTTGAAGCCGGGATCCCGAAAGGCGTGTTCAACGTGCTGCCGGGTTATGGTCACACTGTGGGCAACGCCTTGGCGCTGCACATGGACGTCGACACCCTGGTGTTCACCGGTTCCACCAAGATCGCCAAGCAACTGCTGATTCGCTCCGGCGAGTCGAACATGAAGCGCGTCTGGCTGGAAGCCGGCGGCAAGAGCCCGAACATCGTGTTCGCCGATGCCCCGGACCTGCAAGCCGCCGCTGAATCCGCCGCCAGCGCCATCGCCTTCAACCAGGGCGAAGTGTGCACCGCCGGGTCGCGCCTGCTGGTAGAGCGTTCCATCAAGGATAAATTCCTGCCGCTGGTGATCGAGGCCCTCAAGGCCTGGAAGCCGGGCAACCCGCTGGACCCGGCCACCACGGTCGGTGCTCTGGTGGATACTCAGCAGATGAACACCGTGCTGTCGTACATCGAGGCCGGGCATGCCGATGGCGCCAAGCTGGTGGCCGGTGGCAAGCGCACGTTGCAGGAAAGCGGCGGCACTTATGTCGAACCGACGATTTTCGACGGTGTGACCAACGCCATGAAGATCGCCCAGGAAGAAATCTTCGGCCCGGTGCTGTCGGTGATTGCCTTCGACAGCGTGGAAGAAGCCATTGCGATCGCCAACGACACCCAATACGGCCTGGCCGCTGCGGTGTGGACGTCGAATATCTCCAAGGCGCACCTCACCGCCAAGGCACTGCGTGCCGGCAGCGTGTGGGTCAACCAGTACGATGGCGGCGACATGACCGCACCGTTTGGTGGTTTCAAGCAGTCGGGTAACGGCCGCGACAAGTCGCTGCACGCGTTCGACAAGTACACCGAGCTGAAGGCGACCTGGATCAAGTTGTAA
- a CDS encoding cupin domain-containing protein, translated as MNIQNIVDFSQARTEPDRYRPAAEKILKGDPEQTVYNHYNSPCGQMSAGVWEGEVGQWKVNYTEHEYCEIVQGVSVLRDADGNAKTLRAGDRFVIPAGFSGTWEVLEPCRKIYVVFEEKA; from the coding sequence ATGAACATCCAGAATATCGTCGACTTCAGCCAGGCCAGGACCGAACCTGACCGCTACCGTCCGGCCGCGGAGAAAATCCTCAAGGGTGATCCCGAGCAAACCGTCTACAACCACTACAACAGTCCGTGCGGCCAAATGAGCGCCGGAGTCTGGGAAGGTGAGGTCGGGCAGTGGAAGGTCAACTACACCGAGCATGAATACTGCGAGATCGTGCAGGGCGTCTCTGTATTGCGTGACGCCGACGGCAACGCCAAGACCTTGCGGGCCGGCGACCGCTTCGTCATCCCGGCCGGTTTCAGTGGCACCTGGGAAGTGCTGGAACCCTGCCGCAAGATCTACGTGGTGTTCGAAGAAAAGGCCTGA
- the rpmB gene encoding 50S ribosomal protein L28, with protein sequence MSRVCQVTGKGPVTGNNISHANNKTRRRFLPNLQHHRFWVEEEKRFVRLRVSAKGMRVIDKRGITVVLAELRRDGKI encoded by the coding sequence ATGTCGAGAGTCTGTCAAGTTACCGGTAAGGGTCCGGTGACTGGGAATAACATTTCCCACGCAAACAACAAAACCCGTCGTCGTTTCCTGCCAAACCTGCAGCATCACCGCTTTTGGGTTGAAGAAGAGAAACGTTTTGTCCGTCTGCGCGTATCTGCCAAAGGCATGCGTGTTATCGACAAGCGTGGCATCACTGTCGTGCTGGCCGAACTGCGCCGCGACGGCAAAATCTAA
- the rpmG gene encoding 50S ribosomal protein L33, translated as MRELIRMISSAGTGHFYTTDKNKRTTPDKLEKKMFDPRVRKHVIYKEGKIK; from the coding sequence ATGCGTGAATTGATTCGAATGATCTCTAGCGCCGGTACTGGTCACTTCTACACTACCGACAAGAACAAGCGTACTACCCCGGACAAGCTCGAAAAGAAAATGTTCGACCCGCGCGTTCGCAAGCACGTGATCTACAAAGAAGGCAAAATCAAGTAA
- a CDS encoding MFS transporter: MRWATYFAVLASVLSVGLALGVSMPLVSLRLESWGYGSFAIGVMAAMPAFGVLLGAKVSSGLASRLGTANLMRLCLWGGAVSIGLLAVLPSYPVWLVLRLMIGVILTIVFILGESWINQLVIERWRGRLVALYGCSYALSQLSGPLLLGALGTDNDIGFWVGVGLLTFSPILLLGRSGAPTAESFSVTFGDLLRFCRGLPAIAWAVALFAAFEAMILTLLPVYCLQQGFTAEIALAMVSTVVVGDALLQLPIGALADYLPRRTLFLGCALMLLATSLAIPLLLDTLMIWPVWVLFGASAGGLFTLSLILIGERYRDDALVRANAHIAQLWGIGCLIGPLVAGAGSQWISGHALPLLMAAGALGLVILLLRQGAFGATQPA, encoded by the coding sequence ATGCGTTGGGCGACCTATTTCGCCGTGTTGGCGTCGGTCTTGAGCGTGGGCCTGGCCCTGGGCGTGAGCATGCCGCTGGTGTCCCTGCGCCTGGAAAGCTGGGGTTACGGCAGTTTTGCCATCGGCGTAATGGCCGCCATGCCTGCCTTCGGTGTACTGCTCGGTGCCAAGGTTTCCAGCGGCCTGGCCTCGCGCCTGGGCACGGCGAACCTGATGCGCCTGTGCCTGTGGGGCGGGGCGGTTTCCATCGGCTTGCTGGCGGTATTGCCCAGCTACCCGGTGTGGCTGGTGCTGCGGCTGATGATCGGGGTGATCCTGACCATCGTGTTTATTCTCGGCGAAAGCTGGATCAACCAACTGGTGATCGAGCGCTGGCGCGGCCGTCTGGTGGCGCTGTATGGCTGCAGCTATGCCTTGAGCCAACTGTCGGGCCCGTTGCTGCTGGGCGCGCTGGGTACGGATAACGACATTGGCTTCTGGGTAGGCGTTGGCCTGCTGACGTTCTCGCCGATCCTGCTGCTGGGCCGATCCGGCGCACCGACTGCCGAGTCCTTCAGCGTGACCTTCGGCGACTTGCTGCGTTTCTGTCGGGGCTTGCCGGCGATTGCCTGGGCGGTGGCGTTATTCGCCGCATTCGAGGCGATGATTCTTACGCTGTTGCCGGTGTATTGCCTGCAGCAGGGCTTCACCGCCGAGATCGCCCTGGCGATGGTCAGCACCGTGGTGGTCGGTGACGCATTGCTGCAACTGCCGATTGGTGCACTGGCGGACTACCTGCCTCGGCGCACGCTGTTTCTCGGCTGTGCACTGATGCTGCTGGCGACGAGTCTGGCGATCCCGCTGTTGCTGGATACGCTGATGATCTGGCCCGTATGGGTGCTGTTTGGCGCCAGTGCCGGTGGCTTGTTCACCTTGTCGCTGATCCTGATTGGCGAGCGCTACCGTGACGACGCGCTGGTGCGCGCCAATGCGCACATCGCGCAGCTGTGGGGCATTGGCTGCCTGATCGGGCCGTTGGTGGCGGGTGCTGGCAGTCAGTGGATCAGCGGGCATGCCTTGCCGCTGTTGATGGCGGCGGGGGCGTTGGGGCTGGTGATTCTGCTGCTGCGCCAAGGCGCGTTCGGCGCTACACAGCCGGCCTGA
- a CDS encoding IS3 family transposase (programmed frameshift), with translation MDTGKRRSQRDYTLAFKLSVVDQVEKGELSYKEAQRRFGIQGRSTVLVWLRKHGRQNWSQGASIRAPRSRPMTDPNLPLTPEQRIKELEEQLALSNQKAQFFEAVVNVLKNDYGVSIGKKATRQVLSQGQIQDLSISRACLFMGISRQAYYKRNRAFDARVCQDQQVVEFVLEKRRRQPRLGTRKLHHLMVIEATAALRVGRDRLFSILREARELVPRKRAYHKTTHSHHRFRRHPNLLKAGPEQVVASRPEQVWVADITYLPTRESVAYVSLITDAYSRKIVGHHVHGSLHTESVVKALQKAVSQRKSNQPLIHHSDRGAQYCSDLYQRMHTRHGIRCSMTDGYDCYQNAMAERINGILKTEFLLHRPKDLADAVKMVDESVQIYNRERPHLSLKYKTPDAVHRAF, from the exons ATGGATACGGGAAAAAGGCGGAGCCAGCGCGATTACACGCTAGCTTTTAAATTGTCAGTCGTAGATCAAGTCGAAAAAGGCGAGTTGAGTTATAAAGAGGCTCAACGGCGCTTTGGCATTCAAGGCCGGTCCACGGTACTGGTTTGGTTACGCAAGCATGGCCGACAGAACTGGAGCCAAGGCGCCTCAATCCGAGCGCCGCGGAGCAGGCCGATGACCGACCCCAACCTCCCGCTGACACCCGAACAGCGGATCAAAGAGCTTGAAGAACAGTTGGCGCTGAGCAATCAGAAGGCCCAGTTCTTTGAAGCTGTCGTGAACGTCTTGAAAAATGATTACGGTGTGTCCATCG GTAAAAAAGCGACCCGGCAAGTCCTCTCGCAAGGGCAAATCCAAGACCTGAGCATTAGCAGGGCTTGCCTGTTTATGGGCATTTCGCGCCAAGCGTATTACAAGCGCAACCGAGCCTTTGACGCGAGAGTTTGCCAAGACCAGCAAGTCGTGGAATTCGTTCTGGAAAAGCGTCGCCGCCAGCCGAGGCTTGGGACGCGCAAACTGCACCATCTGATGGTAATTGAAGCCACAGCGGCGCTACGTGTCGGTCGAGACCGCCTGTTTTCCATCTTGCGAGAGGCGCGAGAGCTGGTCCCTCGCAAACGTGCTTATCATAAAACCACGCATAGCCATCATCGCTTCCGCCGTCACCCCAACCTACTCAAAGCTGGCCCGGAACAAGTTGTAGCCAGCAGACCTGAGCAGGTTTGGGTCGCAGACATTACCTATCTCCCAACGCGGGAAAGTGTCGCTTACGTTAGCCTGATAACAGACGCGTACTCACGCAAAATCGTGGGTCATCATGTGCACGGCAGCCTGCATACGGAGTCGGTGGTCAAGGCGCTGCAGAAGGCTGTTAGTCAGCGAAAATCCAATCAACCGCTCATTCATCATTCAGATCGCGGAGCCCAGTACTGCTCCGATTTATACCAACGGATGCATACCCGGCATGGAATCAGATGCTCAATGACTGACGGTTATGATTGCTATCAGAACGCGATGGCGGAGCGGATAAATGGGATTTTGAAGACTGAGTTTTTGCTGCATCGTCCTAAAGACCTGGCGGATGCAGTGAAAATGGTGGATGAGTCGGTGCAAATCTACAACCGGGAGCGGCCGCACTTATCCCTGAAATACAAAACGCCCGATGCGGTGCATCGGGCGTTTTGA
- a CDS encoding phospholipase D family protein has protein sequence MTQRLLPFFLLGILALGGCATLDSPRTPSEALPASESSFGRSIQAQAAPYKGRSGFRLLPNSSEAFMARAELIRNAQTSLDLQYYIVHDGISTRMLVDELLKAADRGVRVRILLDDTTSDGLDQIIATLAAHPHIQIRLFNPLHLGRSTGVTRAMARLFDLSLQHRRMHNKLWLADNSVAIVGGRNLGDEYFDAEPNLNFTDIDMLSVGPVAEQLGHSFDQYWNSALSKPIGDFVSSASKGDLASARVRLEDSLAESRQQNHALYNRLRTYKTQPRMDIWRRELIWAWNQALWDAPSKVLAKADPDPRLLLTTQLAPELEGVSHELMMISAYFVPGQPGLVYLTGRADAGVSVSLLTNSLEATDVPAVHGGYAPYRKALLEHGVKLYELRRQPGDGGGSGPHLFRKGTFHGSDSSLHSKAIIFDREKSFIGSFNFDPRSVLWNTEVGVLVDSPELAEHVRNLALEGMAPPLSYQAKLQDGQVVWVTEDNGQLHTLTREPGNWWRRFNAWFATSVGLERML, from the coding sequence ATGACCCAACGGCTATTACCGTTTTTCCTGCTGGGCATCCTGGCCCTGGGCGGCTGCGCCACCCTCGACTCGCCGCGTACGCCCAGCGAGGCCTTGCCGGCCAGTGAGTCGTCATTCGGCCGCTCGATCCAGGCCCAGGCCGCGCCCTACAAAGGCCGCTCCGGGTTCCGCCTGCTGCCCAACAGCAGCGAAGCCTTCATGGCTCGCGCCGAACTGATCCGCAACGCCCAGACCAGCCTCGACCTGCAGTACTACATCGTCCACGACGGCATCAGCACCCGCATGCTCGTGGATGAGCTGCTCAAGGCCGCCGACCGTGGCGTGCGCGTGCGCATCCTGCTGGACGACACCACCAGCGACGGCCTGGACCAGATCATCGCCACCCTCGCCGCCCACCCGCACATCCAGATCCGCCTGTTCAACCCGCTGCACCTGGGCCGCAGCACCGGCGTAACGCGGGCCATGGCACGGCTGTTCGACCTCTCGCTGCAACACCGGCGCATGCACAACAAGCTGTGGCTGGCAGACAACAGCGTGGCCATCGTTGGCGGGCGCAACCTGGGGGATGAGTATTTCGACGCCGAACCCAACCTCAACTTCACCGATATCGACATGCTCAGCGTGGGCCCGGTGGCCGAGCAACTGGGCCACAGTTTCGATCAGTACTGGAACAGTGCCCTGAGCAAACCCATCGGTGACTTCGTCAGCAGCGCCTCCAAAGGCGACCTGGCCAGCGCCCGCGTACGCCTGGAAGACTCCCTGGCCGAATCGCGCCAACAAAACCATGCCCTGTACAACCGCCTGCGCACCTACAAGACCCAGCCGCGCATGGACATCTGGCGCCGTGAGCTGATCTGGGCCTGGAACCAGGCGCTGTGGGATGCGCCGAGCAAAGTGCTGGCCAAGGCCGATCCGGATCCCCGGCTGCTGCTCACCACTCAGCTGGCACCGGAGCTGGAAGGGGTCAGCCATGAGCTGATGATGATTTCGGCGTACTTCGTACCAGGGCAACCTGGCCTCGTGTACCTGACCGGCCGTGCGGACGCCGGCGTCTCGGTGAGCCTGTTGACCAATTCCCTGGAAGCCACCGACGTGCCAGCGGTGCACGGCGGTTATGCGCCCTATCGCAAGGCGTTGCTGGAACACGGGGTAAAGCTGTACGAATTGCGCCGGCAGCCGGGAGATGGCGGCGGCAGCGGCCCTCATCTGTTCCGCAAAGGCACCTTCCACGGCTCGGATTCCAGCCTGCACAGCAAGGCGATCATCTTTGACCGGGAGAAATCCTTCATCGGCTCCTTCAACTTCGACCCGCGCTCGGTGCTGTGGAACACCGAAGTCGGGGTGCTGGTAGACAGCCCGGAGCTGGCAGAGCACGTGCGCAACCTTGCACTGGAAGGCATGGCGCCGCCATTGAGCTATCAGGCGAAACTGCAGGATGGCCAGGTGGTCTGGGTGACCGAAGACAATGGCCAACTGCACACCCTGACCCGCGAACCGGGTAACTGGTGGCGCCGGTTCAATGCCTGGTTCGCCACATCCGTCGGGCTGGAACGCATGCTTTAA